The following are encoded together in the Cicer arietinum cultivar CDC Frontier isolate Library 1 chromosome 2, Cicar.CDCFrontier_v2.0, whole genome shotgun sequence genome:
- the LOC101508181 gene encoding probable polyamine transporter At3g13620 has translation MGEEHDNSTATTTTSSTSINYTPNKPTKKITLIPLIFLIYFEVAGGPYGEEPAVQAAGPLFALLGFLIFPFIWSIPEALVTAELTTVFPGNGGFVIWAEKAFGPFAGSLMGTWKFLSGVINIAAFPALCIDYVKKVFPVFESGWPRSVAILASTLSLSFLNYTGLSIVGYVAVVLAIVSLSPFVLMSLIAIPKINPHRWISLGQKGVKKDWNLFFNTLFWNLNFWDNVSTLAGEVDKPKKTFPLALLSAVVFTCVSYLIPLFAVTGAVSVDQTDWETGFHAQAAEIIAGKWLKIWVEIGAVLSAIGLFEAQLSSSAYQILGMADIGMLPKFCGVKSKWFDTPWFGILISTLITIGVSYMTFTDIISSANFLYSLGMLLEFASFLWLRLKKPMLVRPYKVPMNFPLLVVMCLVPSGFLIYIMAIATKTVFLVSGIMTIGGIGFFFFIKLCRMKNWVKFEIKEPDDEDYFEGDVL, from the coding sequence ATGGGTGAAGAACACGACAATTCCACTgccacaacaacaacatcatcaACATCCATAAACTACACTCCCAACAAACCCACAAAAAAAATAACTCTAATCCCTCTAATTTTCCTCATCTACTTCGAAGTAGCCGGCGGCCCATACGGTGAAGAGCCAGCCGTTCAAGCCGCCGGCCCACTTTTCGCCCTTCTCGGCTTCCTCATTTTCCCTTTCATTTGGAGTATCCCCGAAGCCCTTGTGACTGCCGAATTAACCACCGTGTTTCCTGGAAACGGTGGTTTCGTAATTTGGGCCGAAAAAGCTTTCGGCCCATTCGCCGGCTCATTAATGGGTACATGGAAATTTCTTAGCGGTGTAATTAACATAGCAGCTTTCCCTGCTCTTTGCatcgattatgtcaaaaaaGTTTTCCCTGTTTTTGAATCTGGTTGGCCTCGTTCTGTAGCAATTCTTGCTTCAACACTTTCACTTTCTTTTCTTAATTACACTGGTTTATCTATTGTCGGTTATGTTGCTGTTGTTCTTGCAATTGTTTCTTTGTCACCTTTTGTTTTAATGTCTCTTATTGCTATCCCTAAGATAAATCCTCATAGGTGGATTAGTTTGGGACAAAAGGGTGTTAAAAAGGATTGGAATCTTTTTTTCAATACTCTTTTTTGGAACTTGAATTTTTGGGACAATGTTAGTACTTTAGCTGGTGAAGTTGATAAACCTAAAAAAACATTTCCTTTGGCTCTTTTAAGTGCGGTTGTGTTTACTTGTGTTTCTTATTTGATTCCACTTTTTGCTGTTACTGGAGCTGTTTCTGTTGACCAAACTGATTGGGAAACTGGGTTTCACGCGCAAGCTGCTGAGATTATTGCTGGTAAATGGTTGAAAATTTGGGTTGAAATTGGTGCTGTTTTATCAGCAATTGGGCTTTTTGAGGCCCAATTAAGTAGTAGTGCTTATCAGATTTTGGGTATGGCAGATATTGGAATGTTGCCAAAGTTTTGTGGAGTTAAGTCTAAATGGTTTGATACACCTTGGTTTGGTATTTTGATTTCTACTTTGATAACAATTGGGGTTTCTTATATGACTTTCACTGATATTATTTCATCAGCTAATTTTTTGTATAGCTTGGGTATGCTATTGGAATTTGCATCATTTCTTTGGTTGAGATTGAAGAAGCCAATGTTAGTTAGGCCTTATAAGGTTCCAATGAATTTTCCTTTGTTGGTTGTCATGTGTTTGGTACCATCTGGTTTTTTGATATACATAATGGCTATTGCTACTAAGACTGTTTTTTTGGTTAGTGGTATAATGACAATAGGTGGGATtggttttttcttctttattaaaCTTTGTAGGATGAAGAATTGGGTGAAGTTTGAGATTAAAGAGCCTGATGATGAAGATTACTTTGAAGGAGATgttttatga
- the LOC101511089 gene encoding uncharacterized protein: MGKRHASILTSGHVYTETCINFMKLEISKSNNHRVDSFDRSNHTFMVHEIIVLREGRPIGHFSVNISNKWCDCGKYEAKHMPCSHVIAACFSIQYNYWSLIPDVYKVETVLKVYDEAFQPIPNKRYWPQYEGVKLCHNPLMQRVKKGRPKSKRIRT; this comes from the coding sequence ATGGGAAAACGACACGCATCAATTTTAACTTCTGGTCATGTATACACAGAAACttgcataaattttatgaaattggaaATAAGTAAATCCAACAATCATAGAGTGGATAGTTTTGATCGGagcaaccatactttcatggtCCACGAGATAATAGTTCTAAGAGAagggcgaccaattggtcatttcagtgTAAATATTTCTAACAAGTGGTGCGATTGTGGGAAATATGAAGCAAAACATATGCCTTGTTCACATGTGATAGCAGCATGTTTTAGCATACAATATAATTATTGGAGCCTTATACCTGATGTGTACAAGGTGGAAACGGTACTAAAAGTCTACGATGAAGCGTTCCAACCCATACCAAACAAAAGATATTGGCCAcaatatgaaggtgttaagttGTGTCACAATCCATTAATGCAGAGAGTCAAGAAAGGTCGCCCAAAGAGCAAACGTATTAGAACATAA